One window of the Maylandia zebra isolate NMK-2024a linkage group LG19, Mzebra_GT3a, whole genome shotgun sequence genome contains the following:
- the LOC143414135 gene encoding exocyst complex component 3-like protein 2, protein MELTANTVSAREVSSSATEPAGPTTGCAMQAVRAQRWGDNRQNPEHQMGRIHAVVAANQQNALHLFPTQPHYQKVGTSDWLKKNTFEKLLNSTEDVLQELQGSTQSCHQELIGQLQQEMTVEYVRRLLKGEVKLKDKDCQLKAYETVKENAERLHELFARMGSKQDWLKEILTKIAEVLKLQDIPAIQMQIVSLGSAYPDLSEKHVSALLKLKTNISKADRKIVKTTLSDTLKESRADPGTRKFFSKVKVR, encoded by the exons ATGGAACTGACAGCAAACACTGTGTCCGCACGCGAGGTCTCCAGCAGCGCCACGGAACCGGCGGGACCAACCACCGGTTGTGCGATGCAGGCTGTGAGGGCCCAGCGGTGGGGAGATAATCGGCAAAATCCAGAGCATCAGATGGGCAGGATCCACGCTGTAGTGGCTGCAA ATCAACAGAATGCCTTACATTTGTTCCCCACACAGCCACACTACCAGAAGGTGGGAACCAGtgactggctgaagaagaacaCGTTTGAGAAGCTGCTGAACAGCACTGAAGACGTGCTTCAAGAACTTCAGGGTTCGACTCAATCCTGTCATCAG GAGCTGATTGGTCAGCTTCAGCAGGAAATGACAGTAGAATATGTCCGGAGGCTCCTGAAAGGAGAGGTCAAACTGAAGGACAAGGATTGTCAGCTGAAGGCTTACGAGACtgtgaaagaaaatgcagagagaCTGCACGAGCTGTTTGCCAGAATG GGATCCAAACAAGACTGGTTAAAGGAAATCCTGACCAAGATTGCAGAAGTGCTAAAACTCCAAGATATTCCTGCCATACAGATGCAAATCGTTTCACTGGGATCTGCTTATCCCGACCTCAg TGAAAAACATGTTTCGGCTCTGCTCAAACTCAAGACAAACATCTCCAAAGCCGACAGGAAAATCGTCAAAACCACTCTGTCAGACACACTGAAGGAGAGCCGTGCTGATCCTGGAACCCGGAAGTTTTTCTCCAAAGTTAAAGTGAGATGA
- the LOC112429784 gene encoding tumor necrosis factor alpha-induced protein 2 isoform X1, whose amino-acid sequence MCSTFPRCFPRRSCRSYRVNDSSAPFLACWSRFTTWRRMRTQSGSSTTGTSNSSPEQTLRAGGKWFKKFWRSPTGQPSDNGPSTTDGHQSPTEEERPVVTPTFEECLEGQYLFEATQLLIDREKHLFGEKTKADALKAHEEAVKKLAADYEALEKRLEQTVQQSLSLSTEEEVSALISAVKAINLEEEQDQLWGQICRTPPAWRPKKWKEHHDKMLHELVYSRLENPSSLIGDQVNQSSIQADIQSMGKQLKEDMEWVVEVVNNCYPPEMEICNFYARQYHQTFSARLKKIADFVLDDKDCSFLLRWVKEFYPGILEKPELASNINTEALGNLLPDELLKPLEEQYLSKQQSDLMIYIGRVLDEAKKEWDQGKEPTRYDGCYSSPVAYDVIQLINGIVTSAHITVRDRHKAQEITSNLTDFMQRYQKFHEDVIKQNKPHSKAFIKANLSCVEKFRDFLVEHNLFPEDVRENCLQVLTEMKQSAHTYLLTPVHKILKPHYQKVGTSDWLKKNTFEKLLNSTEDQLQELQGSTQSCHQELIGQLQQEMTVEYVRRLLKGEVKLKDKDRQLKAYETVKENAERLHELFARMGSKQDWLKEILTKIAEVLKLQDIPAIQMQIVSVGSAYPDLSEKHVSALLKLKTNISKADRKIVKTTLSDTLKESRADPGTRKFFSKVEVR is encoded by the exons ATGTGTTCGACATTTCCCCGCTGCTTCCCCCGCAGATCCTGCAGATCCTACAGAGTGAACG atTCCTCAGCACCTTTCTTGGCCTGTTGGTCACGTTTTACAACCTGGAGAAGAATGCGGACACAGTCGGGTTCATCCACAACAGGCACGTCCAACAGTTCCCCTGAACAAACTTTAAGAGCTGGAGGAAAATGGTTTAAAAAGTTCTGGCGAAGCCCCACAGGTCAACCCAGTGACAACGGTCCTTCCACTACTGATGGACACCAATCACCTACTGAAGAAGAGCGGCCAGTTG TGACTCCTACTTTTGAGGAATGCCTTGAAGGACAATACCTGTTTGAAGCCACTCAACTGTTGATAGACAGGGAGAAACATCTGTTTGGAGAGAAAACAAAGGCTGATGCACTCAAAGCTCACGAGGAAGCAGTAAAAAAGCTTGCTGCAGACTATGAAGCCCTTGAAAAGCGTTTAGAGCAGACCGTGCAGCAGAGTCTTTCTCTCAGCACTGAGGAAGAGGTGTCTGCTTTGATTTCAGCAGTGAAAGCCATCAACCTTGAGGAAGAGCAGGACCAGCTGTGGGGACAAATATGCCGGACGCCACCAGCCTGGAGGCCCAAGAAGTGGAAGGAGCACCATGACAAAATGCTTCATGAATTAGTGTATAGTCGTTTGGAGAACCCATCGAGCCTCATTGGTGATCAGGTGAACCAGTCCTCGATCCAGGCAGACATCCAGTCCATGGGCAAGCAGCTGAAGGAGGACATGGAGTGGGTGGTGGAGGTTGTGAACAACTGCTACCCACCAGAGATGGAGATCTGTAACTTTTATGCAAGACAGTACCACCAAACTTTCAGCGCAAGACTCAAAAAGATTGCAGACTTTGTTCTGGATGACAAGGACTGCAGCTTCCTCCTGCGATGGGTGAAGGAGTTTTATCCAGG AATCCTTGAAAAACCTGAGCTGGCCAGTAATATCAATACTGAAGCGCTGGGAAACCTGCTTCCTGACGAGTTACTGAAACCTCTGGAGGAGCAGTACCTCAGCAAACAACAG aGCGACCTGATGATTTATATCGGCCGAGTATTGGATGAAGCAAAGAAAGAGTGGGATCAAGGAAAGGAGCCGACAAGATATGATGGTTGCTACTCCAGTCCTGTGGCCTATGATGTCATCCAG TTGATCAACGGCATCGTGACATCAGCACATATAACTGTAAGAGACCGACACAAGGCCCAGGAAATAACATCCAACCTGACAGACTTCATGCAGAG GTATCAAAAATTTCATGAAGACGTCATTAAGCAGAACAAACCGCACAGCAAAGCTTTCATAAAGGCAAACCTCAGCTGTGTCGAAAAGTTCAG GGACTTCCTTGTGGAGCACAATCTGTTCCCAGAGGATGTGCGGGAAAACTGTTTGCAGGTCCTGACTGAGATGAAACAGTCTGCCCACACTTATTTATTAACGCCTGTGCACAAGATCCTCAAA CCACACTACCAGAAGGTGGGAACCAGtgactggctgaagaagaacaCGTTTGAGAAGCTGCTGAACAGCACTGAAGACCAGCTTCAAGAACTTCAGGGTTCGACTCAATCCTGTCATCAG GAGCTGATTGGTCAGCTTCAGCAGGAAATGACAGTAGAATATGTCCGGAGGCTCCTGAAAGGAGAGGTCAAACTGAAGGACAAGGATCGTCAGCTGAAGGCTTACGAGACtgtgaaagaaaatgcagagagaCTGCACGAGCTGTTTGCCAGAATG GGATCCAAACAAGACTGGTTAAAGGAAATCCTGACCAAGATTGCAGAAGTGCTAAAACTCCAAGATATTCCTGCCATACAGATGCAAATTGTTTCAGTGGGATCTGCTTATCCCGACCTCAG TGAAAAACATGTTTCGGCTCTGCTCAAACTCAAGACAAACATCTCCAAAGCCGACAGGAAAATCGTCAAAACCACTCTGTCAGACACACTGAAGGAGAGCCGTGCTGATCCTGGAACCCGGAAGTTTTTCTCCAAAGTTGAAGTCAGATGA
- the LOC112429784 gene encoding tumor necrosis factor alpha-induced protein 2 isoform X2 has protein sequence MRTQSGSSTTGTSNSSPEQTLRAGGKWFKKFWRSPTGQPSDNGPSTTDGHQSPTEEERPVVTPTFEECLEGQYLFEATQLLIDREKHLFGEKTKADALKAHEEAVKKLAADYEALEKRLEQTVQQSLSLSTEEEVSALISAVKAINLEEEQDQLWGQICRTPPAWRPKKWKEHHDKMLHELVYSRLENPSSLIGDQVNQSSIQADIQSMGKQLKEDMEWVVEVVNNCYPPEMEICNFYARQYHQTFSARLKKIADFVLDDKDCSFLLRWVKEFYPGILEKPELASNINTEALGNLLPDELLKPLEEQYLSKQQSDLMIYIGRVLDEAKKEWDQGKEPTRYDGCYSSPVAYDVIQLINGIVTSAHITVRDRHKAQEITSNLTDFMQRYQKFHEDVIKQNKPHSKAFIKANLSCVEKFRDFLVEHNLFPEDVRENCLQVLTEMKQSAHTYLLTPVHKILKPHYQKVGTSDWLKKNTFEKLLNSTEDQLQELQGSTQSCHQELIGQLQQEMTVEYVRRLLKGEVKLKDKDRQLKAYETVKENAERLHELFARMGSKQDWLKEILTKIAEVLKLQDIPAIQMQIVSVGSAYPDLSEKHVSALLKLKTNISKADRKIVKTTLSDTLKESRADPGTRKFFSKVEVR, from the exons ATGCGGACACAGTCGGGTTCATCCACAACAGGCACGTCCAACAGTTCCCCTGAACAAACTTTAAGAGCTGGAGGAAAATGGTTTAAAAAGTTCTGGCGAAGCCCCACAGGTCAACCCAGTGACAACGGTCCTTCCACTACTGATGGACACCAATCACCTACTGAAGAAGAGCGGCCAGTTG TGACTCCTACTTTTGAGGAATGCCTTGAAGGACAATACCTGTTTGAAGCCACTCAACTGTTGATAGACAGGGAGAAACATCTGTTTGGAGAGAAAACAAAGGCTGATGCACTCAAAGCTCACGAGGAAGCAGTAAAAAAGCTTGCTGCAGACTATGAAGCCCTTGAAAAGCGTTTAGAGCAGACCGTGCAGCAGAGTCTTTCTCTCAGCACTGAGGAAGAGGTGTCTGCTTTGATTTCAGCAGTGAAAGCCATCAACCTTGAGGAAGAGCAGGACCAGCTGTGGGGACAAATATGCCGGACGCCACCAGCCTGGAGGCCCAAGAAGTGGAAGGAGCACCATGACAAAATGCTTCATGAATTAGTGTATAGTCGTTTGGAGAACCCATCGAGCCTCATTGGTGATCAGGTGAACCAGTCCTCGATCCAGGCAGACATCCAGTCCATGGGCAAGCAGCTGAAGGAGGACATGGAGTGGGTGGTGGAGGTTGTGAACAACTGCTACCCACCAGAGATGGAGATCTGTAACTTTTATGCAAGACAGTACCACCAAACTTTCAGCGCAAGACTCAAAAAGATTGCAGACTTTGTTCTGGATGACAAGGACTGCAGCTTCCTCCTGCGATGGGTGAAGGAGTTTTATCCAGG AATCCTTGAAAAACCTGAGCTGGCCAGTAATATCAATACTGAAGCGCTGGGAAACCTGCTTCCTGACGAGTTACTGAAACCTCTGGAGGAGCAGTACCTCAGCAAACAACAG aGCGACCTGATGATTTATATCGGCCGAGTATTGGATGAAGCAAAGAAAGAGTGGGATCAAGGAAAGGAGCCGACAAGATATGATGGTTGCTACTCCAGTCCTGTGGCCTATGATGTCATCCAG TTGATCAACGGCATCGTGACATCAGCACATATAACTGTAAGAGACCGACACAAGGCCCAGGAAATAACATCCAACCTGACAGACTTCATGCAGAG GTATCAAAAATTTCATGAAGACGTCATTAAGCAGAACAAACCGCACAGCAAAGCTTTCATAAAGGCAAACCTCAGCTGTGTCGAAAAGTTCAG GGACTTCCTTGTGGAGCACAATCTGTTCCCAGAGGATGTGCGGGAAAACTGTTTGCAGGTCCTGACTGAGATGAAACAGTCTGCCCACACTTATTTATTAACGCCTGTGCACAAGATCCTCAAA CCACACTACCAGAAGGTGGGAACCAGtgactggctgaagaagaacaCGTTTGAGAAGCTGCTGAACAGCACTGAAGACCAGCTTCAAGAACTTCAGGGTTCGACTCAATCCTGTCATCAG GAGCTGATTGGTCAGCTTCAGCAGGAAATGACAGTAGAATATGTCCGGAGGCTCCTGAAAGGAGAGGTCAAACTGAAGGACAAGGATCGTCAGCTGAAGGCTTACGAGACtgtgaaagaaaatgcagagagaCTGCACGAGCTGTTTGCCAGAATG GGATCCAAACAAGACTGGTTAAAGGAAATCCTGACCAAGATTGCAGAAGTGCTAAAACTCCAAGATATTCCTGCCATACAGATGCAAATTGTTTCAGTGGGATCTGCTTATCCCGACCTCAG TGAAAAACATGTTTCGGCTCTGCTCAAACTCAAGACAAACATCTCCAAAGCCGACAGGAAAATCGTCAAAACCACTCTGTCAGACACACTGAAGGAGAGCCGTGCTGATCCTGGAACCCGGAAGTTTTTCTCCAAAGTTGAAGTCAGATGA